CCGAGTGGAATCAAACTGGTCGGTCTCCGTTACCGCGGAACAGACCATACGGTTGACGACCGGCTGTGACGCTGTAGACAATCTTCCGAAGAAGTACGGGGGGTGGAGGGCCAAACATGCGCACGAAGACCGACCACCGATTCATCATCGACGTCGAACCCGACCAGGTTCTGGAAGCCTTGCTAGCCGTCGACCGGATCCCGGAATGGTCCCCTGCGCATCGTGATGTGCGCGTGGCCACCCGCGACGAATTCGATCGCCCCCGGCGTGTGTACGCCACGGTGACGACATTGAACAATTCCGATCGCCAAGTCCTCGAATACACCTGTACGCCCGCGCGCATCGCGTGGGAGGTGGTGGAGAGCGCCGCCGGCGGCGGCGGCAAGGGCTGGTTCGATATCGAGGAGACCGAAGACGGCACCGAGGTCTGGTACCACTCCGAGGTGTACCTGCCCATCCCGGTACCGGGCGTGCTGCTGAAGCGCACCCTTTCCCGGGCCAATGACGAGGCCGTACACAACCTCATCGAATACATCGAGAAGTTCCCCTTCGCCGAGAACTACGAGGTGGGCTGAGCGCCGGACCGCCGAATCCGGCGAACCGCCCGCTGACCTGTCACGATGTGCGGATGACCGGTGTCAGACGCACGCGCATTCAGGTGGTCACCGAGAACGCCTCGGTGACGCAGCTGGAACTGTTCTTCGACCTCGTTCTGGTCTTCGCGTTCACCCAGGTGACCGATCTGGCCGCGCACGAGGTCACCGCGCTCAACCTGGTGCGGGCGCTACTGGTGCTCGCGGTGATGTGGTGGGTGTGGATCGCCTACGCCTGGCTGGGCAATGTGGTGAAGGCCGACGAAGGAATCGCCCGGGTCGCGCTGTTCATCGCGATGGGCGCGGGGCTCATTGTCGCCGAGGTGATTCCCGAGGCCTTCCACGATATGCCCGGCGGCTGGTACGGACCGTTGGTCTTCGCCATCGGCTATCTGGTGATCCGGCTGGTTCATCTGGCGATGTTCTGGCTGGCCAGCACCGAGGACCGGCAGCTGCGAGGCCAGGTCGGCCGGTGGGCGGCGGGATCGATCACCATCGGCACCACCCTGTTGATCGTCGCCGCGATCGAACACGGGACCGTGCAGATCGTGCTGTGGTTCGCGGCCGTCGCCGGCGATATGGCGTGGACCTTCTTCGCCGGTAACGACTGGCGGCTGAATTCGGCCTCGCATTTCGCCGAGCGGCACGGGCTGATCGTGATCGTCGCCCTCGGCGAATCGATCGTCTCGATCGGCGTCGGAGTGGCCGGACTGCCCATCTCCTGGTCGATCACCGTGGGTTCGCTCCTGGCGCTGACGGTTTCGGGCCTGTTGTGGTGGGCGTACTTCGATGTCGCGGCCAGCGTGGTGGAACACGCGCTGAGCCGGGCCCGGGGCGCGCGCCGGGTGCAGATAGCCCGCACCTGCTACACCTTCTGGCACTTCCCGATGGTCGTGGGCATCGTCGCCCTGTCGCTCGGATTGAAGAAGACACTGAACTATCTGGGCGGCGCGGCCGGGCACAGCCTGCACGATCGGTTACAGGGCATTCCGTTGTACGCGCTCTACGGCGGCGTGGTGTTGTACCTGCTCGCCCTGGTCGGCTTCCGCCACTACGCGACCGCGGTGGTGCTGTGGCCCCGGGTGCTCACCGCCGCCGTACTGATCGCGCTGGTGCCACTGGCCGCCCAGCTCCCGGCGATGGCCGCGCTCGGCATACTGTGCGCGGTACTGGCGGCGCTGATCTGCTGGGAGACACTGCGTTACGCACAACCGCGCGACGCCGCCCGGCACGGCGATGCTCACCGGCCCGGTGCGGAATCACCGGATGCGCGCAGTAGTTTGTGATCCACCGTCTCCGGCACGTCCGCACCGTCGCGCACGGCCTCACGCATCTGATTGATGTTCTCCCGCAACACATCTCCGACCAGCTCATCGGTGCGCGGGTCGGCGAGCACCTGGAAGACGATCCGGAAACTGGTATCGGCGATGGCCCGGATGATCTCGTCGTGGAACGGCACATAGCGCACCCGGCCCGCCGCCGGATCGTTCTTGATCAGGTCCAGGATCATCGCATCGAGCTCATCCCGATTCTCCTCGAGCGCGGCGGCGATGTTGCTGGTGTACCGACCGCGGCGCAGCACGTCGGCGACCTCCTCCAGCACCGCCATGGTGACCGGACGCTTCACCGCCTCCACGATCACCCCCACCGAACGGTTGACGACCGCCGCGGTGACCCGATCACCGAACGCCCGGTCGGCGACCCGGGCCAGCCGGACCAGGATCACCACGATCCGCAGCAATCGGAAACCGCGGAATATCGGACTGGTCACCGGGATCATGCCCAGCACCTCGTACCAGTACACGAACGGGAAGGTCCACGACCAGTCCGCGCGCCGCCAGCGCCACAGGAACTCGGCCGCGAAGATCGCACAGACCGAATAGTCGATCGCCACGATCACGTGATACGTGTGCCCCGAGACCGGGAAGAACGTGATCCAGGCGACCAGTACCACCGAGACGACCGCCAGCGCCAGCATCACCAGATCGGTCCACAACGCGGGCGGCTTACGCGGGTACGAGTACTGCGGCACGAACGGTCCCTTCCACATCGAACGGATACCCGCAGAGAGTAACGGCACCGCGGCCTCCGGGAAGCCGCCGCGAAGGTCGCACCCGTGTGAAATCAGTGACCGGAGCGGATGATCGCCTCGAGATTGCGCTCGGCCACCGCGGTGATGGTCAGCGACGGATTGACCGCACCGGTGCTGCCGGGGATCGCCGCACCGTCCACGACGTACAGGCCCGGATATCCGGATACCCGGCCGTAGTTGTCGGTGGCCCGCCCGAGTACCGCGCCGCCCAGCGGATGCGCGGTGAACGGAGCGTTCGCGTCGTAGCCGATCGGCCCGTAGTCGACGAGGGCGCCCGCACGCTCACCGATACGCCGGTCGACCGTGCGGCAGGCGGCCACGATCGCGTCCTGCGCCCGACGCGGCCAGTTCAGGGCGGCGGCATCACGCCCGGCGTCGTAGGTGATCGTGGCCCGCGTCGGGTCGATCACGAGCCCGAGCGAGGCCAGCCCTCCGGTCTCCACGGGAATGCCCGGGATGTACCAGCTCTCCAGGCTCAACGGCATCTCCGAATCGTCGAAGATCCGGCCGGCACTGGGCACACCCTGTCCCAACCCGGCCAACCGGCTCGCGCTGCGAGCCAGCACCACATCACCGTTGGTACCCCAGCCGGCGCCCACGTGTTCGTTGAGATTCGGCAGCGCACCGGTGTCCCGCGCGCGGACCAGCAGTTCGGTGGTGCCGATGGATCCGGCGCCGAGGAAGAGCTTGTCGCAGGTCAGCGTGCGGACGGCGAGTATCGCGCCGGTCGGATCGAGTTTGCTGATCCGCACCACATACCGGTTGCCGTCGCGGCCGATGCTGTCCACCCGGTGGCCCGGGAAAACCTTCGACCGGCCGGAGTCCTGGGCGTACTTCAGATAGTTCTGGTTCAGATCGAACTTCGCGCCGTTGGAGTTGCCCAGATTGCTGCGGGCCGCGGTGGCCGACGCGCGGGTCCGGCCGGCCAATTCGGCGCGCAGGACGTCCCAATTGAAGATCGAATCGCTGAACTGCGGCTGATATCCGGCCTTGCGGACCTGAGCGTCCCACATCCGCGAGTGGGTGAACGGCTCGGAATTGTAGATATCGGCCGGCATCGGTGACAGCCGCAACATCTGCCGCACCCGCGGATAGTAGATCCGGTCGAGTTCACCGTAATCGACTGTGCCTGCGAAGATTTCGTCGAAATGCCGTTGCTGGGGGGCGATCATGCAGCCGGTGAAGACCACCGAGCCGCCGCCGACCGCCGCGCCGCGCCACACATCGATACCGCCGAACGGTGTGACGTCGAGGACACCGCCGAAGTCGGCGAATTCCATCGGGACCTTGGTGACGCCGGTGAAACTCGTACGGTGCCAGAAACCCCGGCCGTCGGGTAGATCATCACCGGTGAAGATCTCCCGCTGCGGATCGTTCGGCCACCGTGAGCCGCGTTCCAGCACCGTATTCGAGATCCCCGCCTCGGCCAGCCGCAGGGCCGCGACCGCCGCGCCGAATCCGGACCCGACGACGATCGCCTCGGTGTGCTCCGGCGGATCGGGAAGTGGCGCGAAGATCTCGGGAACCCAGCCGCGGAACAACTCGTTCCACAACGGATCCGCTGCGGCCGGGCCGACACCACGCAATGCGCCCGCGACGCCCAGCACTGCTGCCGCACCGGCGGCCTGTAGAAAGCCGCGTCTGTGCACCGGCCACCTCCCTCATCACGCATGGCCGCGCGCGAGATTACCGCCGAATGGCAGTTGTCTCAACAGGATCGGCGGCAGCGGGAGGCGCCATTACATATCGAACAGCTATATCAACTGTTCAGCGAGGGTCCCCGGATTCAGGCGTGCCCGCGCACGCGTTCAGGCACGTAGACGCTCGCGGCGCAGCCGATCGACCTCGGGCAGGTCCAACGGCTCGAGTTCGCCGACACCGAGCGCCCGCGCCAGCAGGTAATCGGCCAGTTCCGGGTTGCGGGCCAGGGCCGGACCGTGCATGTAGGTGCCGATCACCGAGCCCTGAACCACACCCTCGAGACCGTCGCCCACCCCGTTGCCGACTCCCTTGGTGACCCGGCCCAGACCGGTGGCGTCCGGTCCGAGAGTCGTTCCGCCCCGGTGATTCTCGAATCCGGTGAGCGGCTGGCTCAACCCGGTCAGCACCGGCGTGGTCGCCACCTCCCCGATGGCGCGCACCCGCTGCGGCGTGGTGGTCACATCGAAGAGCCCGACACCGTCGACGCGCTCCCCGGCGGAGGTCTGATACCAGTTGCCGAGGACCTGGATGGCCGCGCAGATCGCCAGTACCGGAACACCTTTCGCGGCCGCGCGCTGCAGGCCGGGATACTGCCGCACATGCCGGGTCGCCAGCCGCTGTGCGGAGTCCTCGGCACCGCCGAGGGTGTACAGGTCCAGTGATTCGGGGACCGGATCGTTCAGCGTGATCTCCACGATCTCGGCGTCGATACCGCGCATGCGCAGCCGTTGCCGCAGCACCAGCGCGTTACCGCCGTCGCCGTAGGTGCCCATCACATCGGGCAGCACCAGCCCGATCCGTACCGTCGACTCGCTCATCGATGATTCCGTCCTCATCCCCGGGCATCCAGATCGCGGTTCAAATCCCGGAAGGCGGTGTAGTTCGCCAGCACCTCGACCTGACCGGGCGGACAGGAAGCGATGGCGCGCAACGGATTCGGCACCGTGGTGTGATCGACTCCGGCATAGGTCAGACGCACGCCCAGATCGGTGGCGCGTTCACCCGCGGCGACGACCTGGGTGCCCTCGAAGTGTTCGAAACGCACATCCCACAGCCACGACAGATCCTCACCGTCGGGCACCTGACCGTTCACCGCGATCACCAAACCCGTTGCGGCCGGGTCGATCATCGACAGCGCCTCCTGCCAGCCGGCCGGATTCTTGGCCAGCAGCAGTCGTGCGGAATGCTCGCCCACCTGGACGGTGCGGTAACGACCGGCGATCTCGCGGACCGTGCCGGTGGCCTGCGCCGCGGTCTCCGCCTGCGCGCCCAGCGCCACCGCGGCAGCCACCGCCTGAGCTGCGTTACCGCGATTCGCACGCCCCGGAAGGGCAAGGCGCAGAGGTAATTTCAGTCCATCCGGTCCGCACAGATAGTCCGCGTCGACCCA
The genomic region above belongs to Nocardia spumae and contains:
- a CDS encoding SRPBCC family protein, with the translated sequence MRTKTDHRFIIDVEPDQVLEALLAVDRIPEWSPAHRDVRVATRDEFDRPRRVYATVTTLNNSDRQVLEYTCTPARIAWEVVESAAGGGGKGWFDIEETEDGTEVWYHSEVYLPIPVPGVLLKRTLSRANDEAVHNLIEYIEKFPFAENYEVG
- a CDS encoding low temperature requirement protein A, translating into MTGVRRTRIQVVTENASVTQLELFFDLVLVFAFTQVTDLAAHEVTALNLVRALLVLAVMWWVWIAYAWLGNVVKADEGIARVALFIAMGAGLIVAEVIPEAFHDMPGGWYGPLVFAIGYLVIRLVHLAMFWLASTEDRQLRGQVGRWAAGSITIGTTLLIVAAIEHGTVQIVLWFAAVAGDMAWTFFAGNDWRLNSASHFAERHGLIVIVALGESIVSIGVGVAGLPISWSITVGSLLALTVSGLLWWAYFDVAASVVEHALSRARGARRVQIARTCYTFWHFPMVVGIVALSLGLKKTLNYLGGAAGHSLHDRLQGIPLYALYGGVVLYLLALVGFRHYATAVVLWPRVLTAAVLIALVPLAAQLPAMAALGILCAVLAALICWETLRYAQPRDAARHGDAHRPGAESPDARSSL
- a CDS encoding ion transporter produces the protein MPLLSAGIRSMWKGPFVPQYSYPRKPPALWTDLVMLALAVVSVVLVAWITFFPVSGHTYHVIVAIDYSVCAIFAAEFLWRWRRADWSWTFPFVYWYEVLGMIPVTSPIFRGFRLLRIVVILVRLARVADRAFGDRVTAAVVNRSVGVIVEAVKRPVTMAVLEEVADVLRRGRYTSNIAAALEENRDELDAMILDLIKNDPAAGRVRYVPFHDEIIRAIADTSFRIVFQVLADPRTDELVGDVLRENINQMREAVRDGADVPETVDHKLLRASGDSAPGR
- a CDS encoding GMC oxidoreductase, whose protein sequence is MHRRGFLQAAGAAAVLGVAGALRGVGPAAADPLWNELFRGWVPEIFAPLPDPPEHTEAIVVGSGFGAAVAALRLAEAGISNTVLERGSRWPNDPQREIFTGDDLPDGRGFWHRTSFTGVTKVPMEFADFGGVLDVTPFGGIDVWRGAAVGGGSVVFTGCMIAPQQRHFDEIFAGTVDYGELDRIYYPRVRQMLRLSPMPADIYNSEPFTHSRMWDAQVRKAGYQPQFSDSIFNWDVLRAELAGRTRASATAARSNLGNSNGAKFDLNQNYLKYAQDSGRSKVFPGHRVDSIGRDGNRYVVRISKLDPTGAILAVRTLTCDKLFLGAGSIGTTELLVRARDTGALPNLNEHVGAGWGTNGDVVLARSASRLAGLGQGVPSAGRIFDDSEMPLSLESWYIPGIPVETGGLASLGLVIDPTRATITYDAGRDAAALNWPRRAQDAIVAACRTVDRRIGERAGALVDYGPIGYDANAPFTAHPLGGAVLGRATDNYGRVSGYPGLYVVDGAAIPGSTGAVNPSLTITAVAERNLEAIIRSGH
- a CDS encoding type 1 glutamine amidotransferase — protein: MSESTVRIGLVLPDVMGTYGDGGNALVLRQRLRMRGIDAEIVEITLNDPVPESLDLYTLGGAEDSAQRLATRHVRQYPGLQRAAAKGVPVLAICAAIQVLGNWYQTSAGERVDGVGLFDVTTTPQRVRAIGEVATTPVLTGLSQPLTGFENHRGGTTLGPDATGLGRVTKGVGNGVGDGLEGVVQGSVIGTYMHGPALARNPELADYLLARALGVGELEPLDLPEVDRLRRERLRA